The Polaribacter tangerinus genome has a segment encoding these proteins:
- a CDS encoding helix-turn-helix domain-containing protein yields the protein MLKEVFKSKGIKQKFLASKMGVSEVTLSNWVTGKTSPSKKNLEKLSDILDVSINEFTQ from the coding sequence ATGCTAAAAGAAGTATTCAAATCTAAAGGAATTAAACAGAAATTTTTAGCTTCAAAAATGGGAGTTTCTGAGGTTACGCTTTCAAATTGGGTAACCGGAAAAACTTCACCCTCTAAAAAAAATCTCGAAAAATTGAGTGATATTTTAGATGTTTCAATTAATGAATTCACTCAATGA
- the pglX gene encoding BREX-1 system adenine-specific DNA-methyltransferase PglX — translation MNTNQLKKFAQEARRKLIDQVSAKLNYVLTSDTAELREKSSSINKLKEALKETSKEQLIDKVAYTWFNRFVALRFMDVNDYQPIGVRVVSTLEGFTTPEILDEAKRGHIHDEIQVDRRKIGDLLDGRIPSSNAQNEVYKLLLTGVCNHLHKTFPFLFERIDDFTELLLPDDLTSEFSIIQDIRNGMSKGDCEEVEIIGWLYQFYISEKKDEVFASKDKVKKEDIPAATQLFTPRWIVEYMVQNTVGKLWLLNNPTSRLKDHMPYYIESTEKDDDFLKIDSVEEITLLDQACGSGHILVYGFELLTKIYEEEGYNTSEIPQLIINKNLFGFEIDERAAQLSGFALLMKAREYNRRVFRKELKPNILCYKDLKLTEEEIKETFTQLKVKLTDEMLFDLKNIQQATNLGSLISPHSEATSIKEVIDKVIYSKSSSDVFLRYRLEELELSLEHLLLLSRKYHCVVDNPPYMGGGKMNKILGNYVKSNYPNSKSDLMTCFMESGWNTLHNNGYLGMINLPSWLFLSSFEKLRNILVNEKHIDSLLHMGRGIFGVDWGSTAFIVKNGVSNSNGSYFKLHKRNFQHLYPEDIRDIFLKSLEDTSVKIDYDKYREGEGVSSVENLISAKGITVSYNTNQKDFSKIPGSPIGYWVNEKIYEAFERHPSLENISKSRIGMMTSDNIRFTRSWEESSFENIAFNIGDIETSISVDKKWFPYNKGGDYRKWYGNNDLIVNWKNGGEEIVSNGMTSFRGKSFYFKQGITWSFISSRNFCVRQKKNGFIFDIGGSSAFPDDKNLNLVTSFLSGKVANYLLKILNPTFNIQANNLNSLPFCNAENIEDRILNSVNVLTNSCVGISEKEWNSRETSWDFNQNELILHKSQDLEETYDLYQQYWKQKFFQIHKNEEELNRQFIEIYALQEELTPDVPLKDITILKEETSIVNGELVFDQNEIFSQFISYAVGCMFGRYSLDKEGLVLANQGETLQDYLLKVEKQELELSFVPDDDNIIPILDDEWFEDDIVGRFYAFLKASFGEQNFEKNLSFIEDSLGKDIRKYFVKDFYKDHIKRYKKRPIYWMFSSPKGSFNVLVYMHRYTPDTLNQVLNGYLNEYREKLKTRIETLDHLMVSGSPSEQNKASKEKDKIQLVLLELQEYEREILYPLATERISIDLDDGVLVNYNKFGKAIASVAGLNDKKAKEKVKKFDWIDTTTIR, via the coding sequence ATGAATACAAACCAATTAAAAAAGTTTGCTCAAGAGGCCAGAAGAAAATTAATCGATCAAGTATCGGCTAAACTCAACTATGTTTTAACCTCAGATACTGCTGAACTTCGTGAGAAGAGTTCATCAATTAATAAACTTAAAGAGGCGCTAAAAGAAACCTCCAAAGAACAGTTGATTGACAAGGTAGCCTATACTTGGTTCAACAGGTTTGTTGCGCTTCGATTTATGGATGTTAACGACTATCAACCTATTGGTGTTCGAGTAGTATCTACCTTAGAAGGGTTTACTACCCCTGAGATTTTGGATGAGGCTAAAAGAGGTCATATTCATGATGAAATCCAAGTGGATAGAAGAAAAATCGGAGATTTATTGGATGGACGTATACCCAGTTCTAATGCGCAAAATGAGGTATACAAACTTCTTTTAACAGGTGTTTGTAATCACCTGCATAAGACCTTTCCGTTTCTTTTTGAGCGTATTGATGATTTTACAGAACTATTACTACCAGATGATCTAACCTCTGAATTCTCAATCATTCAAGATATCCGTAATGGGATGTCTAAAGGGGACTGTGAAGAAGTTGAGATTATAGGGTGGTTGTACCAGTTTTATATTTCTGAGAAGAAAGACGAAGTGTTCGCTTCAAAGGATAAGGTTAAGAAAGAAGATATTCCTGCAGCTACTCAGTTATTCACTCCAAGATGGATTGTTGAATACATGGTTCAAAATACCGTTGGGAAATTGTGGTTACTAAATAACCCAACCTCAAGATTAAAGGACCACATGCCTTATTATATTGAGTCTACTGAGAAGGATGATGACTTTTTAAAGATAGATTCTGTTGAAGAAATCACTTTATTAGATCAAGCCTGTGGTAGTGGACACATCTTAGTTTATGGATTTGAGTTATTGACCAAGATTTACGAGGAAGAAGGATATAACACCTCAGAAATACCACAACTAATTATCAATAAAAACTTATTTGGTTTTGAGATTGATGAACGTGCTGCTCAACTATCGGGATTTGCATTACTAATGAAGGCTCGAGAATATAATAGACGAGTTTTTAGAAAAGAATTAAAACCCAATATTCTTTGTTACAAAGACCTTAAACTTACAGAGGAAGAGATCAAAGAGACATTTACACAACTTAAGGTTAAACTGACAGATGAGATGTTATTTGATCTTAAAAATATTCAACAAGCAACGAATTTAGGGTCCCTTATAAGTCCTCATTCAGAGGCTACATCTATAAAAGAAGTAATTGATAAAGTGATTTATTCTAAATCTTCTTCTGATGTGTTTTTAAGGTATCGATTAGAGGAGTTGGAATTATCATTAGAACATCTCCTCTTGTTATCAAGAAAGTACCATTGTGTAGTAGACAACCCGCCTTATATGGGAGGTGGGAAGATGAATAAAATTTTGGGAAATTATGTTAAATCCAATTATCCAAATAGTAAGTCTGATTTAATGACTTGTTTCATGGAGTCTGGATGGAACACTCTTCACAATAATGGTTATTTAGGAATGATTAACCTTCCATCATGGTTATTCCTTTCTTCTTTTGAAAAACTCAGGAATATTCTCGTTAATGAGAAACATATTGACTCATTACTTCACATGGGACGTGGAATATTTGGTGTAGATTGGGGATCAACAGCATTCATAGTAAAAAATGGAGTTTCTAATTCAAATGGATCATACTTCAAACTTCATAAACGAAACTTTCAACACCTTTATCCAGAAGATATTCGAGATATTTTTCTAAAATCATTAGAGGATACTTCAGTAAAGATTGATTATGATAAGTATCGTGAAGGAGAAGGGGTGTCGTCTGTAGAGAATCTCATTTCTGCTAAAGGCATAACAGTATCTTACAACACCAACCAAAAAGACTTTTCGAAAATTCCTGGCAGTCCAATAGGATATTGGGTTAATGAAAAAATTTATGAGGCATTCGAGAGGCATCCCTCTTTAGAAAATATTTCAAAATCCCGTATTGGCATGATGACTTCAGATAACATTCGATTTACAAGATCATGGGAGGAATCATCTTTTGAAAATATTGCTTTTAATATTGGAGACATTGAAACTTCTATTAGTGTTGATAAAAAATGGTTTCCCTATAATAAAGGGGGTGATTATAGAAAATGGTATGGTAATAATGATTTAATAGTAAACTGGAAAAATGGTGGAGAAGAAATAGTAAGTAATGGTATGACAAGCTTCAGGGGTAAGTCTTTTTATTTTAAACAAGGCATCACCTGGTCTTTTATTAGTTCTCGAAATTTTTGCGTGCGACAAAAGAAAAATGGATTCATATTTGATATTGGAGGTAGCTCAGCATTTCCTGATGATAAAAATCTTAATCTTGTAACGTCTTTCCTTAGTGGTAAAGTTGCCAATTATTTATTGAAAATATTGAATCCTACTTTTAACATACAAGCGAATAATTTAAATTCTCTTCCTTTCTGTAACGCTGAAAATATTGAGGATAGAATTTTAAATTCAGTTAATGTATTAACAAATAGTTGTGTTGGAATTTCAGAAAAAGAATGGAATTCGAGGGAAACCTCTTGGGACTTTAATCAAAACGAGCTAATCTTACACAAATCTCAAGATCTCGAAGAAACCTACGATTTATACCAACAATACTGGAAACAAAAATTCTTCCAAATTCATAAAAATGAAGAAGAACTCAATCGTCAATTTATTGAAATCTACGCCCTTCAAGAGGAACTGACACCAGATGTCCCTTTAAAGGATATAACCATTCTAAAAGAAGAAACATCTATTGTTAATGGTGAATTAGTATTTGATCAAAACGAGATTTTCTCTCAATTTATTAGTTATGCCGTTGGTTGTATGTTCGGAAGGTATTCCTTAGATAAAGAGGGACTTGTTCTTGCCAATCAAGGAGAAACACTTCAAGATTATCTATTAAAAGTTGAGAAACAAGAATTAGAACTATCCTTTGTTCCTGATGATGATAATATCATTCCAATATTAGATGATGAATGGTTTGAAGATGATATTGTGGGCAGGTTCTATGCATTTTTGAAAGCAAGTTTTGGAGAACAAAATTTTGAAAAGAACCTTTCTTTCATTGAAGATTCTTTAGGGAAAGACATACGTAAATATTTTGTAAAAGACTTTTATAAAGATCATATAAAGAGATATAAGAAAAGACCAATCTATTGGATGTTCTCTTCTCCAAAAGGATCGTTTAACGTATTGGTGTATATGCACCGTTACACTCCAGATACGTTAAACCAAGTTCTAAATGGATACTTAAATGAATACCGAGAAAAACTAAAAACAAGAATTGAAACCTTAGATCATTTAATGGTTTCTGGGAGTCCTTCAGAGCAGAACAAAGCGTCCAAAGAAAAGGATAAAATTCAGTTGGTTCTTTTGGAGTTGCAGGAGTATGAAAGAGAAATTTTATATCCATTGGCCACAGAACGTATCTCAATTGATTTAGATGATGGTGTACTGGTAAACTATAATAAATTTGGAAAGGCCATAGCATCAGTTGCAGGGCTCAATGATAAGAAGGCTAAAGAAAAGGTTAAGAAATTTGATTGGATTGATACCACAACAATACGATGA
- a CDS encoding DUF4268 domain-containing protein has protein sequence MMKKLHTLEKVNLREIWKHEAHNFTQWLALEDNISLLLDEIGVTAENIVTEDSAGKFNVDITADEVGTGKKIVIENQLEKTDHSHLGQLLTYASSFDACIIVWVVAEVREEHKRAIEWFNEHMREEISFFLVRTEVYRIGNSEPAVKFNVVVEPNTWSKILRMKGTTDKRVTETMINHLNFWEGFKDYSSKTNTKLRITRTPRSQHWYDISIGKSGVNLSLTRNTRDKNVGAEIWIGDSQNIYNKLFENKDLFESTMGIDVQWNELENKKASRIRCIYHCNPDDTSRHDEYYQWLIDTSEKLQNSFKKIIN, from the coding sequence ATGATGAAAAAATTACATACACTTGAAAAAGTAAACTTGAGAGAAATATGGAAACATGAAGCTCATAATTTTACACAATGGTTAGCATTAGAAGATAATATTAGTCTTCTATTGGACGAAATTGGTGTAACAGCAGAAAATATAGTTACAGAGGATAGTGCGGGCAAGTTCAATGTTGACATCACAGCTGATGAAGTAGGAACTGGAAAGAAAATAGTTATCGAAAATCAACTTGAGAAAACTGATCACTCTCATTTAGGTCAATTATTAACTTATGCATCCAGTTTTGATGCATGTATTATTGTTTGGGTAGTTGCAGAGGTTCGTGAGGAGCATAAACGTGCAATCGAATGGTTTAACGAGCATATGCGTGAGGAGATTTCCTTTTTTCTTGTTCGAACTGAAGTATATCGAATAGGAAACTCTGAACCAGCTGTTAAATTTAATGTCGTTGTTGAGCCCAATACGTGGTCTAAGATTCTGAGAATGAAAGGGACAACAGATAAAAGGGTTACAGAAACCATGATTAATCACTTGAATTTTTGGGAAGGATTCAAGGACTATTCATCGAAAACTAATACCAAACTCAGAATAACAAGAACTCCAAGATCGCAGCATTGGTACGATATATCTATTGGAAAAAGTGGGGTAAATCTATCATTAACAAGAAATACAAGAGACAAAAATGTAGGCGCTGAAATTTGGATAGGGGATAGTCAAAATATTTATAATAAATTGTTTGAGAATAAGGATTTATTTGAATCTACAATGGGAATTGATGTTCAATGGAATGAACTCGAAAACAAGAAAGCATCAAGGATTAGGTGTATTTATCACTGCAATCCTGATGACACTAGCAGGCATGATGAGTATTATCAATGGTTAATTGATACCAGTGAAAAACTACAAAATTCATTTAAGAAGATTATTAATTAA
- the brxC gene encoding BREX system P-loop protein BrxC: MKINSIFQKNINRNIETVIKADDRDHISDEVAEYVITNEISKKIREFFSAYNSYAGANGVWISGFFGSGKSHLLKILSYVLENKEFDGYSSGDLFAEKIENDEMLKGDVLAACKVPSESVLFNIDQQAQITSKEDANAILEVFYKVFYDHLGHYGFIPHVAEFEMWLDEEGILKDFKEKFKTKNGNQWEDVRKNYFDIKLQQDLSAVLGELKNVGPEDYIDVLDKLEENHKQSIEDFCNRVQQYISKQEKGFRLNFFVDEVGQYISDNTKLMLNLQTIAESLATKTKGNSWILVTSQEDMEAIVGDMNKSQQNDFSRIQARFKIKIPLTSANVDEVIEKRLLKKNEDAQSQLKKVYTKERDHLRTIYSFSDAGVQFKGYKDDGDFVNKFPFLPYQFDLFQQCRRALSTHNAFQGKHSSVGERSMLGVFQQVTQKLGTSGLTELVSFDQMFEGIRNELKGEIQSSILVAENNLDNSFAIQVLKTLFLVKYYNSFKTTKRNVSVLLIDSYSVDLKEHDKKIDESLNLLENQSYIQRNGDLYEFLTDDEKDVEQEIKEVDADDQAVNQLLKEILFDEIIRDNKIKFDENKQDYKFTSKIDGAALGREEELGIEIITPNYHYYDEINEMATQTMGLSMMRLRMPEDGVFIKDAKMYIRTNKYIKQNQSTSLKTERKRILHDKAVQNNERKSNLVKMANNLLSKSDVFINGTSQELGATSDGKTKVIKAFQILVKTVYPNLKMLGNHQYTEDTIRRIVLSTQDDLFGADDTTISEAENEILILINRRKGQSDRTSLNDLKNHFGLKPFGWYPNAVWSMIARLYKRGKIEMKQDSNLLEDQQVVNALLVSSNYGNTLIEVQKDVDPKLVRELKSLYSEAFDESCPHQEAKDIAIGFKEKLSAVLQEVNGLVQNSNNYPFLNLLESIQDKLKLWAGKDYSYFLLSRPEYEDLLLDAKEDLLDPIRKFINGDQRKIYDEIRQIVNSDTTNLSFVQGNEMDQLRSVLVSEKPFLGTLIRDAKGTMDSLKSKILSKIKEEKESAIEKVNSIVTHFKKKDEFSKLSDSQKEEILCPFNEATKELKDERFISNIKNITQNVQNRIEPQQLTKLQRLTSEGAEQFEYIKASGIHVSYDKRELKTNEDVDDYIETLREKYKEQISKNRRISL; this comes from the coding sequence ATGAAAATAAACTCCATCTTTCAAAAAAATATCAATAGAAATATTGAAACGGTCATCAAAGCTGATGACAGAGATCATATCTCAGACGAAGTTGCTGAATATGTAATCACCAACGAAATTTCTAAAAAAATTAGAGAATTCTTTTCTGCATATAACTCATATGCAGGCGCCAACGGTGTTTGGATATCGGGGTTCTTTGGTAGTGGTAAATCTCACCTACTAAAAATATTATCTTATGTTTTGGAAAATAAAGAGTTTGATGGGTATTCAAGCGGAGATTTATTTGCCGAGAAAATTGAAAATGATGAAATGCTAAAGGGAGATGTCCTTGCAGCGTGTAAAGTCCCTTCAGAGTCTGTACTTTTTAACATTGACCAACAGGCTCAAATCACAAGCAAAGAAGATGCTAATGCAATTCTTGAAGTATTTTATAAAGTATTCTATGATCATTTAGGACACTATGGGTTCATTCCTCATGTTGCCGAATTTGAAATGTGGTTAGATGAAGAGGGTATTTTAAAAGATTTTAAAGAAAAATTCAAAACAAAAAATGGAAATCAATGGGAAGATGTTCGTAAAAATTATTTTGACATAAAACTTCAACAGGATCTTAGTGCAGTTTTGGGGGAACTGAAAAACGTTGGACCTGAGGATTACATAGATGTTTTGGATAAACTTGAAGAAAACCACAAGCAATCTATTGAAGATTTTTGTAATAGAGTTCAACAATACATATCCAAACAAGAAAAAGGTTTTAGACTGAATTTCTTTGTTGACGAAGTTGGACAATACATCAGTGACAACACCAAATTGATGTTAAATCTCCAAACCATTGCAGAATCTCTTGCTACCAAAACAAAAGGAAATTCTTGGATTTTGGTGACCTCTCAAGAAGATATGGAGGCCATTGTAGGGGATATGAATAAATCACAACAAAATGACTTTTCAAGAATACAGGCACGCTTTAAAATCAAAATTCCACTCACATCGGCTAACGTAGACGAAGTGATAGAAAAAAGACTTTTAAAGAAGAATGAAGATGCGCAATCTCAATTGAAAAAAGTATATACAAAGGAGAGAGATCATCTAAGAACTATATACTCATTCTCTGACGCAGGTGTTCAATTTAAGGGTTACAAAGATGATGGTGATTTCGTAAACAAGTTCCCTTTTCTTCCATATCAATTTGATTTATTTCAGCAATGTAGAAGAGCATTATCTACGCACAATGCATTTCAAGGGAAGCACTCATCTGTTGGTGAAAGGTCTATGCTTGGAGTATTTCAACAGGTCACTCAAAAGTTAGGAACGTCAGGGTTAACTGAACTTGTAAGTTTTGATCAAATGTTTGAGGGGATTCGAAATGAACTTAAAGGAGAAATTCAATCTTCGATTTTAGTTGCAGAGAATAACTTAGATAATTCTTTTGCTATACAAGTTCTTAAGACATTGTTCTTAGTTAAGTACTATAATAGTTTCAAGACTACAAAAAGAAATGTTTCTGTTTTATTAATTGATAGTTATTCTGTTGATCTGAAAGAACATGATAAAAAAATAGATGAATCACTCAACCTACTTGAGAATCAGAGCTACATCCAAAGAAATGGTGACTTATATGAATTTTTGACAGATGATGAGAAAGACGTAGAGCAAGAAATCAAAGAAGTAGATGCAGACGACCAAGCAGTAAATCAACTGCTAAAAGAAATTTTGTTTGATGAAATCATCCGCGACAATAAAATCAAGTTTGATGAAAACAAACAAGACTATAAGTTTACCAGTAAAATTGATGGAGCTGCTCTTGGAAGAGAAGAAGAATTGGGGATTGAAATTATCACTCCCAACTATCATTACTATGATGAAATAAACGAAATGGCTACTCAAACAATGGGACTTTCTATGATGCGTCTTCGCATGCCCGAAGATGGGGTATTTATCAAAGATGCTAAGATGTACATCAGAACCAATAAGTACATCAAGCAAAATCAATCTACATCATTAAAAACAGAAAGAAAAAGAATACTACATGATAAAGCGGTCCAGAACAACGAACGCAAATCAAATCTGGTAAAAATGGCAAATAATTTGTTGTCAAAATCTGATGTATTCATTAATGGTACTTCTCAAGAATTAGGCGCCACTTCTGACGGTAAAACCAAAGTGATTAAAGCCTTTCAAATTCTTGTAAAAACAGTGTATCCAAATCTAAAGATGTTGGGTAATCATCAATACACTGAAGACACAATTAGAAGAATTGTACTGTCTACTCAAGATGATCTTTTTGGTGCTGATGATACAACTATTTCAGAGGCTGAAAATGAAATTCTAATTTTAATTAATAGAAGAAAAGGACAATCGGATAGAACTTCATTAAATGATTTAAAAAATCATTTTGGACTAAAACCTTTTGGATGGTATCCAAATGCGGTGTGGTCTATGATTGCTCGCTTATACAAACGGGGTAAAATTGAAATGAAACAAGATTCTAATCTCTTGGAAGATCAACAGGTGGTTAATGCACTTCTTGTGAGTTCAAATTATGGCAATACCTTGATTGAGGTGCAAAAAGATGTAGACCCAAAACTTGTTAGAGAACTAAAGTCTCTCTATTCAGAGGCATTTGACGAATCTTGTCCTCATCAAGAAGCAAAAGATATTGCAATAGGTTTTAAAGAAAAACTCTCTGCTGTACTTCAGGAAGTAAATGGTCTTGTTCAAAATTCTAATAATTATCCTTTTTTGAATTTATTAGAATCTATTCAAGATAAACTTAAACTATGGGCTGGGAAGGATTATAGTTATTTCTTGTTAAGTAGACCTGAATACGAAGATTTATTGTTGGATGCCAAAGAAGACCTATTGGATCCGATAAGAAAATTCATTAACGGAGATCAAAGAAAAATCTATGATGAAATTCGTCAAATTGTAAATAGTGATACCACAAACCTGTCTTTTGTTCAGGGTAATGAAATGGACCAATTAAGGAGTGTGTTAGTAAGTGAGAAACCTTTCTTAGGAACATTGATTCGAGATGCAAAGGGAACAATGGATAGTCTTAAGAGTAAGATCCTTTCTAAAATTAAAGAAGAAAAGGAGTCTGCCATTGAAAAAGTGAATTCAATTGTGACGCATTTTAAGAAAAAAGATGAGTTTTCAAAATTGAGTGACTCTCAAAAAGAAGAGATTTTATGTCCTTTTAATGAAGCTACAAAAGAATTAAAAGATGAACGTTTTATTTCAAACATCAAAAATATCACTCAAAATGTTCAAAACAGAATAGAACCTCAACAACTCACCAAGCTTCAGAGGTTAACATCAGAAGGTGCTGAACAATTCGAGTACATCAAAGCGAGTGGAATTCATGTTTCTTATGACAAACGAGAGTTGAAAACGAATGAGGATGTAGACGATTATATCGAAACTTTAAGAGAAAAGTACAAAGAACAAATAAGTAAGAACCGTAGAATTTCACTTTAA
- a CDS encoding DUF1819 family protein gives MIESNLKYEFSFTASSLRVNDMVLFATKYLNEGVMEFNSDKGTTNKRMVSEFKKRIDNLTVNQQELLLNSNFSNQKQLAFLSACKTYSLLRDFVIEVVREKFLIMDYNLTETDYISFIRRKEINHDELANLTDQTQAKVKQVIFKILEQAGIIDNVRNKEIQLQILGASTKKSIIEDNPEWLKVFLLSDMDIQNELN, from the coding sequence ATGATAGAATCTAATTTAAAATATGAGTTTTCCTTTACCGCATCGTCTTTGAGGGTTAACGATATGGTTCTATTTGCCACAAAGTATCTGAATGAGGGGGTTATGGAATTTAACTCAGATAAGGGAACTACAAATAAAAGGATGGTTTCTGAGTTCAAGAAAAGAATTGATAATTTGACAGTAAATCAGCAGGAATTGTTGTTGAACTCTAATTTTTCTAACCAAAAACAACTTGCCTTTCTATCGGCTTGTAAAACCTATAGTTTGCTTAGAGATTTTGTGATAGAGGTGGTTCGTGAAAAATTCTTAATAATGGATTATAATCTAACTGAAACAGACTACATTTCATTTATTAGAAGAAAAGAAATTAATCATGATGAATTGGCAAATCTAACCGATCAGACTCAAGCAAAAGTAAAACAAGTTATTTTTAAAATTTTAGAACAGGCGGGCATCATAGATAATGTTAGGAATAAAGAAATACAACTACAGATATTAGGAGCATCAACCAAAAAGTCTATTATTGAAGATAATCCAGAATGGTTGAAAGTCTTTCTTTTATCCGATATGGATATCCAAAACGAATTGAATTAA
- a CDS encoding acetolactate decarboxylase has translation MLKNIIYIFSLLLLASCTKSTNTSSIKVVGEMRDVMWKGDLKGKIATDSLNNKETYGIGPIEFLKGEIVLFEGQTFVSKVIDSVSHQVTKIPSVRAPFFVYSTNSDLKVVELTLDNYSLKEIEEHIDSVYKNYDQPILIRIDGLFDNIKVHSVNLPEGKKVSSPEEAHQGLTQYDFKNISGSLIGFFSRNHKAVFTHDDSFFHAHFISDDLEVLGHIDETDFNSSKVTMKVSK, from the coding sequence ATGTTAAAAAATATTATTTACATCTTTTCCCTGCTTTTGTTAGCCTCATGTACCAAATCAACAAACACTTCTTCTATCAAGGTTGTTGGTGAAATGAGAGATGTGATGTGGAAAGGAGATTTGAAAGGTAAGATTGCAACAGATTCATTAAATAACAAAGAAACCTATGGAATAGGACCTATTGAGTTTTTGAAAGGAGAAATAGTATTGTTTGAAGGACAAACATTTGTATCGAAGGTTATTGACAGTGTTTCTCATCAGGTAACTAAAATCCCCTCAGTCAGGGCTCCCTTTTTTGTATACAGCACAAATAGTGATTTAAAAGTTGTTGAACTTACTCTTGATAATTACTCGCTAAAAGAAATAGAAGAACACATTGATTCAGTTTATAAAAATTATGACCAACCAATATTAATACGTATCGATGGTTTATTTGATAACATAAAAGTTCACAGTGTGAATCTTCCAGAGGGTAAGAAAGTATCATCGCCAGAAGAAGCGCACCAAGGATTGACTCAATATGATTTCAAAAATATTAGTGGATCTTTGATAGGCTTTTTTTCTCGAAATCATAAGGCCGTTTTTACGCACGACGACAGTTTCTTTCATGCACACTTTATTTCCGATGATCTTGAAGTGTTAGGTCATATCGATGAAACCGATTTTAACTCTTCAAAAGTAACCATGAAAGTTTCAAAGTAA
- a CDS encoding DUF1788 domain-containing protein, translated as MENISRKFDHLFKVISKKGFLNKESLGGEIPFFISPYNAKQEIQIRESIGLLKNKLSNHGIEVLEINLFDLICELLESSGGLERMYMVERKKGSQKFLRALQSSLNIHEVLVPKIKEIIDSSNSKVYFLTGIGLVFPFIRSHNILNNLQSVAKESPTVAFFPGDYNGHTLNLFGLLKDDNYYRAFNIEKIEA; from the coding sequence ATGGAAAATATAAGTAGAAAATTTGATCACTTATTCAAGGTAATCTCAAAAAAAGGATTTCTCAATAAAGAGTCACTTGGTGGTGAAATTCCTTTTTTTATTTCCCCATATAATGCAAAACAAGAAATTCAAATTCGTGAATCAATAGGACTTCTTAAAAACAAATTAAGTAACCACGGTATCGAAGTATTAGAAATCAATCTATTTGATCTTATCTGTGAATTATTAGAATCCTCAGGAGGTTTAGAGAGAATGTATATGGTAGAGCGTAAAAAGGGTTCTCAAAAGTTTCTTCGTGCACTTCAATCATCTCTTAATATTCATGAGGTATTGGTTCCAAAAATTAAAGAAATAATAGATTCTTCCAATTCAAAAGTATATTTTTTGACTGGAATTGGTCTTGTATTTCCCTTTATAAGATCTCACAACATTTTAAATAATTTACAATCTGTTGCCAAAGAATCTCCTACAGTTGCATTTTTTCCAGGTGATTACAACGGTCATACACTAAATCTATTTGGCTTACTTAAAGACGACAATTACTATAGAGCATTCAACATTGAAAAAATAGAAGCATGA